One region of Vibrio zhugei genomic DNA includes:
- the viaA gene encoding ATPase RavA stimulator ViaA, translating into MLGADGLNLALTIADSGIIDAAVNDLMGRSQVMLMAEHRGVSTSVKKHVLSWRRSVRDRMARVGQAERFQQEINLYQEVIHWREDTFLHRLPELMQRLEKSSRFYRQAKRLVDNNKGVDNPVFPHYFCEQWYRALSDAIREEEILELESHKEQLLADLYQRMETLRNMNKVTEAGDTNSVGRLWDMASAKLSRNDLTTMKQHAKFLQRNKGLQDIAEQLGRMASDVDDPSLNRAPQESLDVVEEASDWATDDIVGVHNSDDLNKLLPNEALFLTYPELEVVFYKRLLDKRLMNYRMQGKSRTLREVKTHKPESKKADIDKGPFILCVDASGSMSGFPEHSAKAFAYALMQIALADDRDCYVMLFSTEHIAYELTRQDGLREASDFLSYTFHGGTDFEPVIHAGMEKMATQRYKNADIVMISDFIAPRQDEAILAQVAELKRQHNRFHAVCLSRYGNPELLSMFDHCWRYHPNLVGRLVKRW; encoded by the coding sequence ATGTTGGGCGCTGACGGATTAAATTTAGCATTGACCATTGCCGACTCGGGTATCATTGATGCGGCGGTGAATGATCTCATGGGTCGTTCCCAAGTGATGCTCATGGCAGAGCACCGTGGAGTGAGTACCTCGGTCAAAAAGCACGTGCTAAGTTGGCGTCGTTCGGTACGTGATCGGATGGCACGGGTGGGCCAAGCTGAGCGTTTTCAACAAGAAATTAATCTGTATCAAGAAGTGATCCATTGGCGCGAAGATACGTTTTTGCATCGGTTACCCGAGCTGATGCAACGGTTGGAAAAATCATCACGCTTTTATCGTCAAGCCAAGCGTTTAGTCGACAACAACAAAGGCGTCGATAATCCTGTGTTTCCTCATTATTTTTGTGAGCAATGGTATCGAGCGTTAAGTGATGCGATTCGTGAAGAAGAAATACTCGAACTTGAAAGCCATAAAGAGCAACTTTTAGCGGACTTATATCAGCGCATGGAAACATTGCGCAATATGAACAAGGTGACTGAGGCGGGCGACACCAATAGTGTTGGGCGTTTATGGGATATGGCATCGGCAAAACTCAGTCGTAACGATCTCACCACAATGAAGCAGCATGCGAAGTTTTTACAACGCAATAAAGGCTTGCAAGACATCGCTGAGCAACTCGGCCGCATGGCGAGTGACGTTGATGATCCGAGCCTTAATCGTGCGCCACAAGAGTCGTTAGACGTGGTCGAAGAAGCGTCGGATTGGGCAACCGATGATATTGTGGGCGTGCATAATAGCGATGATCTGAATAAGTTATTGCCGAACGAAGCGTTATTTTTGACCTACCCAGAATTGGAGGTCGTGTTTTATAAGCGCTTACTTGATAAAAGATTGATGAATTATCGGATGCAAGGGAAATCACGCACATTACGTGAAGTCAAAACCCATAAGCCAGAGTCGAAAAAAGCGGATATTGATAAGGGGCCTTTCATACTGTGTGTGGATGCTTCAGGTTCAATGAGTGGGTTTCCTGAGCACAGTGCTAAGGCGTTTGCCTACGCTCTGATGCAAATAGCGCTAGCCGATGATCGTGATTGTTATGTGATGCTTTTTTCAACCGAACATATTGCTTATGAATTGACGCGTCAAGATGGTCTGCGAGAAGCGAGTGATTTTCTGAGTTACACTTTTCATGGTGGCACCGATTTCGAGCCAGTTATTCACGCTGGCATGGAAAAAATGGCCACGCAACGTTATAAGAATGCCGACATTGTGATGATTTCTGATTTCATCGCTCCGCGACAAGATGAGGCCATATTGGCGCAAGTGGCGGAACTCAAACGTCAGCACAACCGCTTTCATGCCGTCTGTTTGTCTCGCTACGGTAACCCAGAATTATTGAGTATGTTTGATCATTGTTGGCGCTATCATCCCAACTTAGTGGGGCGTTTAGTTAAGCGCTGGTAA
- a CDS encoding VF530 family DNA-binding protein: MNQSQINNPLHGLTLEKILTRLVEHYGWDGLYQQIRVNCFSKDPSIKSSLKFLRKTQWARDKVEALYVTTFC; the protein is encoded by the coding sequence GTGAATCAATCTCAGATTAACAACCCTTTGCACGGGCTCACTTTGGAAAAAATTCTAACACGCTTGGTTGAGCACTATGGTTGGGATGGGTTATATCAACAAATTCGAGTGAACTGTTTTTCAAAGGATCCGTCAATAAAATCGTCGCTCAAATTTCTGCGTAAAACGCAATGGGCACGGGATAAAGTTGAAGCTTTGTATGTGACAACGTTCTGTTGA
- a CDS encoding metal ABC transporter solute-binding protein, Zn/Mn family, whose amino-acid sequence MVSNLKKLLLATALVCPTWAIAAPINVAVSIVPEQYFVEQIGKEHVKVDVIVPPGAEPDTYAPKARQMRDLAKTDIYFPMGVPFENAWQSRIADVNADMKVIPLYERICRRQFPEGMEEHHHGDEHHDHAEHHKHEGHDNPCRPERADPHIWMSPNLVRIMAGTIRDSLIAQDPAHTADYEKNFREFAQHINEIDTKILKAVEGLKSNTFLVYHPAFGYFARSYGLQQLPVQVHGTDPTPTQLAKIIKQAKASGIKVVFVEPQFSKRAAQTVAKEIGGQVVAVDPLAKDWGNNLVNVANAFTQALK is encoded by the coding sequence ATGGTGTCTAACTTGAAAAAGCTGTTGCTAGCGACGGCATTGGTGTGTCCAACATGGGCTATTGCAGCACCGATTAATGTAGCAGTCAGTATCGTCCCCGAACAATACTTTGTTGAGCAGATCGGCAAAGAGCATGTCAAGGTTGATGTTATTGTTCCGCCCGGCGCAGAACCTGATACCTATGCTCCAAAAGCGCGCCAAATGCGCGATCTTGCTAAAACGGATATCTATTTTCCAATGGGTGTTCCTTTCGAAAATGCGTGGCAAAGCCGTATTGCCGATGTGAATGCGGATATGAAAGTCATCCCACTTTATGAACGAATTTGTCGTCGCCAATTCCCTGAAGGCATGGAAGAGCATCACCATGGTGATGAACACCATGACCATGCGGAACATCACAAGCATGAGGGCCATGACAACCCATGTCGTCCAGAGCGAGCAGATCCCCACATTTGGATGTCGCCAAACCTCGTTCGTATCATGGCAGGCACCATTCGTGATAGTTTGATTGCCCAAGATCCGGCGCACACCGCCGATTACGAGAAGAACTTTCGTGAATTTGCTCAACATATCAACGAAATTGATACAAAAATTTTGAAAGCAGTAGAAGGACTAAAATCCAATACATTTTTAGTGTATCATCCGGCATTCGGCTATTTTGCACGTAGCTATGGTTTGCAACAGTTACCGGTCCAAGTACACGGAACGGACCCAACCCCGACACAACTTGCCAAAATCATCAAGCAGGCCAAAGCCTCCGGTATCAAAGTTGTGTTTGTCGAGCCACAATTTTCTAAGCGCGCAGCACAAACGGTTGCGAAAGAAATTGGTGGTCAGGTGGTGGCCGTGGATCCGTTAGCGAAAGATTGGGGGAATAACTTAGTCAACGTAGCCAACGCGTTCACACAAGCATTAAAGTAA
- a CDS encoding metal ABC transporter ATP-binding protein, translated as MVDALQLSQVSFAYEEKTVLQDVNLTLSEGDFLLILGPNGGGKSTLVKLLLGLLTPSHGHIRLLGQRPSEALACVGYVPQITVNGSRLPIQVAEVVRLGLYREKGLSRSDKQQRVNDALQKVGLLHLANQQFTALSGGERQRVLIARALVINPRVLLLDEPTASVDQDAREQIYALLAELSKEATIVLITHDPDTQNLPITHTALVNGSVICHNGHVLTQEMMALSLGTSLSHLQSLNIVQSA; from the coding sequence ATGGTTGACGCTCTGCAATTGTCACAGGTGAGTTTTGCCTATGAGGAAAAAACCGTCTTGCAAGATGTTAATTTAACCTTGTCAGAAGGCGATTTTCTCCTCATTCTTGGCCCCAACGGGGGAGGGAAAAGTACCCTAGTGAAATTGTTGCTGGGGTTGTTAACCCCGAGCCATGGTCATATTCGGTTATTAGGTCAGCGCCCTTCAGAGGCGCTGGCTTGCGTTGGGTATGTCCCACAAATTACTGTTAACGGATCACGTTTGCCGATTCAAGTGGCGGAAGTGGTGCGTTTAGGGCTCTACCGAGAAAAAGGGTTAAGTCGCTCGGATAAGCAGCAACGCGTGAACGATGCATTACAGAAAGTGGGGCTGCTCCATTTAGCAAATCAGCAGTTTACCGCGTTATCTGGCGGTGAGCGTCAGCGCGTGTTGATCGCACGAGCGTTAGTGATTAATCCACGTGTGTTGTTGCTTGACGAGCCAACCGCCAGCGTGGACCAAGATGCGCGTGAACAAATTTATGCGTTATTAGCGGAGTTGAGTAAAGAAGCGACAATTGTCCTCATTACTCACGATCCCGACACTCAGAATTTACCTATCACCCACACTGCATTAGTGAATGGCAGCGTGATCTGCCATAATGGGCATGTTTTAACGCAAGAAATGATGGCATTATCTCTTGGAACGAGTCTGAGCCATCTACAATCCCTTAATATCGTTCAATCTGCCTAA
- a CDS encoding metal ABC transporter permease — MQEFFSYTFVQHALIAAVFASIVCAIVGTLIVINQLVFLAGGVAHAAYGGVGAAVTLRLPLMPTLLCFTSASALLMGGLTARRRERTEVLIGALWAAGMACGILMLDFSNGYNVDLMSYLFGSMLAVSTFDLWVMGGVVALIIVLAVWLYDEFLLISFDMEYARTRRVPVKMIYTILLLMTAFSTVVMIRVVGIILTIALLTVPPFIGMRYANRLWKMMVIAGVSALTFCIGGLLGAYFIDVTASAAIIVLETATLGLILAGEKVVELWRKRRVKSAFARLNQ, encoded by the coding sequence ATGCAGGAATTTTTTTCTTATACGTTTGTGCAACATGCACTGATTGCCGCTGTGTTTGCGAGCATTGTTTGTGCGATAGTCGGCACATTGATTGTTATTAACCAATTGGTTTTTCTCGCGGGCGGTGTTGCCCATGCGGCATACGGCGGCGTTGGCGCGGCCGTTACCTTGCGTTTACCGTTAATGCCCACATTGTTGTGTTTTACCAGTGCCAGCGCCTTGCTGATGGGCGGATTGACTGCAAGGCGGCGTGAGCGGACGGAAGTCTTAATTGGGGCGCTGTGGGCGGCTGGGATGGCCTGTGGCATTTTGATGCTCGATTTTTCCAATGGTTATAACGTCGATCTCATGAGTTATCTGTTTGGTAGCATGCTCGCGGTTTCTACGTTTGATTTGTGGGTCATGGGCGGTGTTGTCGCCTTAATCATTGTTTTAGCCGTCTGGTTATACGATGAATTTTTGTTAATTTCGTTTGATATGGAATACGCACGTACTCGCCGAGTGCCTGTTAAAATGATTTATACCATATTGCTGTTGATGACCGCTTTTTCTACCGTTGTGATGATTCGGGTTGTCGGTATCATTTTGACCATCGCTTTATTAACCGTTCCGCCTTTTATCGGCATGCGATATGCCAACCGATTATGGAAAATGATGGTCATTGCGGGAGTGAGTGCATTGACGTTTTGCATTGGTGGTTTATTAGGGGCTTACTTTATTGATGTGACCGCTAGTGCTGCCATTATTGTTTTAGAAACCGCCACGTTGGGACTCATCTTGGCGGGAGAGAAGGTCGTTGAATTGTGGCGAAAACGCCGAGTGAAATCCGCATTTGCTAGGCTAAACCAATAG
- a CDS encoding LLM class flavin-dependent oxidoreductase: MNSPRISVLDLAPVIEGADHSQTYRRSVELAQHTEQLGYHRFWLAEHHNMPDIASAATSVLIGHIASNTHTIRVGSGGIMLPNHAPLVIAEQFGTLAALHPNRIDLGLGRAPGTDYPTMHALRRDPDNMDPNFDELLEELEFFQGPISSSQPVAAYPGAYSQVPIWLLGSSTYSARLAAMKGLPFVFAAHFAPGAMHSALSMYRELFKPSEHLDKPYAMVAVNATLADTDEQAQFLATTEKQKFLGMIRGKRSKLPRPVASMDPLWLPHEKRQLENQLQESIIGSPETAKTQLNDLLDRTQADELMIHSMIYDQESKLHSYKLLAELVSANLR; the protein is encoded by the coding sequence ATGAATTCACCTCGCATCTCAGTATTAGATTTAGCTCCCGTCATCGAAGGGGCCGATCATTCCCAGACCTATCGACGTTCAGTCGAATTAGCCCAACATACTGAACAGCTAGGTTATCATCGCTTTTGGCTGGCAGAACATCATAATATGCCGGATATCGCCAGTGCCGCGACATCGGTTCTGATTGGTCATATTGCCTCTAACACTCACACCATCAGGGTCGGCTCAGGCGGCATTATGCTCCCCAACCATGCGCCACTGGTTATCGCAGAACAATTTGGCACGTTAGCAGCTCTTCACCCTAATCGCATTGATTTAGGGCTTGGACGCGCACCGGGCACTGACTATCCAACTATGCACGCTTTACGTCGTGACCCAGATAATATGGATCCGAATTTTGATGAGCTGCTGGAAGAACTGGAGTTTTTCCAAGGCCCTATTTCCTCCTCTCAACCCGTAGCAGCCTATCCGGGAGCTTACTCACAGGTGCCGATTTGGTTATTAGGGTCAAGCACTTATAGTGCGAGGTTAGCGGCTATGAAAGGGCTGCCCTTTGTGTTTGCCGCGCATTTCGCTCCTGGAGCAATGCACTCGGCCTTGAGCATGTATCGTGAACTATTCAAACCATCAGAGCATTTGGATAAACCTTATGCCATGGTGGCGGTCAATGCCACTTTAGCCGATACCGACGAGCAGGCACAATTTCTCGCCACCACAGAAAAACAAAAATTTTTGGGTATGATACGAGGTAAGCGCAGCAAACTGCCCCGCCCTGTCGCCAGCATGGACCCTTTGTGGTTACCGCATGAAAAACGTCAGTTAGAAAATCAACTGCAGGAGTCGATTATTGGCTCGCCAGAAACGGCAAAAACTCAGCTCAACGATCTGTTGGACCGCACCCAAGCGGATGAGCTCATGATACATTCCATGATTTATGATCAGGAAAGTAAACTGCATTCCTACAAGTTGCTCGCTGAGCTTGTCTCTGCAAACCTTCGTTAA
- a CDS encoding winged helix-turn-helix transcriptional regulator, whose product MPTHQASIKQSGEKIVDKIKRGDVLEKECPSREILRNVTSKWGVLTLLALYGGDSARFSVLRRRVSGISEKMLSQTLQALEADGFIKRTSYEGVSLHVEYSLTVMGEEVAARILELAGWIEVNLSTILEHRRDYKAKNTSS is encoded by the coding sequence ATGCCAACTCATCAAGCTTCAATCAAGCAGTCCGGCGAGAAAATCGTTGATAAGATTAAACGTGGTGACGTGTTAGAAAAAGAATGCCCATCTCGTGAAATTTTACGTAATGTTACGAGCAAATGGGGAGTGCTAACCTTACTGGCCCTCTATGGTGGCGATTCAGCCCGATTCAGTGTATTGCGCCGACGTGTCTCCGGTATCAGTGAGAAAATGTTGTCACAAACTCTACAAGCTTTAGAAGCGGATGGCTTCATCAAGCGAACGTCTTATGAAGGCGTGTCTTTGCATGTCGAGTACTCGTTAACGGTGATGGGAGAAGAAGTCGCAGCCCGTATTCTTGAACTGGCCGGATGGATTGAAGTGAACTTGTCGACCATTCTCGAGCACCGCCGTGATTACAAGGCAAAAAACACGTCATCTTAA